The proteins below come from a single Prolixibacter sp. NT017 genomic window:
- a CDS encoding substrate-binding domain-containing protein, which translates to MKQERKIIRIKDIAEKAGVSIGTVDRVLHNRGEVSAATKEKILSIINDLDYRPNFLASSLASKKETSFAVLLPKAPTKESYWTRPLSGIDRAAEELAQFGVKLDLYLFDTDGSASFNEKTVDILENPPAGVLLAPWISREAKLFTSTLDALDIPYVYIDSNLKETHPISYIGQNSFQSGYLAAKLLNYGLPEGRVFLLIHIGRELDNQNHLHQREQGFFDYFKEKSIQQKIIKMEIQESEAELKQQIATKGLAPEKIDCVYVTNSRVHIVAEYFSKRGLHPRILGYDLIPPNVKMLKKDAIDFLICQNPEEQGYNALNALFDHVLRKQPVEKEHFTSIDIITRENLDYYSAK; encoded by the coding sequence ATCAAACAGGAACGAAAAATAATCCGTATAAAAGACATCGCGGAAAAAGCAGGTGTATCGATCGGTACAGTTGACCGGGTGTTACACAACCGTGGTGAAGTTTCGGCCGCGACCAAAGAAAAAATACTGTCCATCATTAATGATCTGGACTACCGCCCCAATTTTTTGGCCAGTTCATTAGCTTCCAAAAAAGAAACCTCATTCGCCGTGCTGCTCCCCAAAGCACCAACCAAAGAATCCTATTGGACCCGTCCGCTTTCCGGAATTGACCGGGCAGCAGAAGAGCTGGCCCAATTTGGTGTAAAATTGGATTTATACCTGTTTGATACCGATGGTTCCGCTTCATTTAATGAAAAGACGGTCGATATTTTGGAGAATCCGCCGGCCGGTGTTTTACTGGCTCCTTGGATCAGCCGGGAGGCAAAATTATTCACCTCAACATTGGATGCATTAGACATTCCTTATGTTTATATCGATTCCAATCTGAAAGAGACGCATCCGATAAGTTACATCGGACAGAACTCTTTCCAGAGCGGATACCTGGCGGCTAAGCTATTAAATTACGGTTTGCCGGAAGGACGCGTGTTTCTGTTGATTCATATCGGTCGTGAACTGGATAATCAAAACCACCTCCATCAGCGCGAACAAGGATTCTTTGACTATTTCAAAGAGAAATCCATTCAGCAGAAAATCATTAAGATGGAAATTCAGGAAAGCGAAGCCGAACTGAAACAGCAGATAGCTACCAAAGGATTGGCTCCCGAAAAAATCGATTGTGTTTATGTAACCAATTCACGGGTTCACATTGTGGCTGAGTATTTTTCAAAACGGGGGCTTCATCCCCGAATTTTAGGCTACGACCTGATTCCGCCCAACGTGAAAATGCTGAAGAAAGACGCCATCGATTTTCTTATTTGCCAGAACCCGGAGGAACAGGGCTACAACGCACTGAATGCGCTGTTCGATCACGTGTTGAGAAAACAGCCGGTGGAGAAAGAGCATTTCACGTCCATCGATATTATTACAAGAGAAAATCTGGACTACTACAGTGCCAAATAA
- a CDS encoding SDR family oxidoreductase — MKNFTFDDLNGKVCVVTGGAGVIGKAIVSALATVGAKVAIVSRGEEKGKQVAEEISRETGGTVIWIKGDVLDKAQLEQAHQAIYEQLGPIDILVNNAGGNSPKATTGVEQMQESDLDDLQSTFYGLEMEGFDNVFDLNFKGTVLPTMVFTRDMLDKKTGVVLNVSSMNAYHPLTKIPAYSAAKASINNFTEWLAVHMAKVGIRVNAVAPGFFITEQNRFLVLDEKTGNYSKRGQKIVDNTPMGKFGEPEDLQGTVLMLLSNLSSFVTGVVIPVDGGFNAYSGV; from the coding sequence ATGAAAAACTTTACGTTCGACGACCTTAACGGGAAAGTATGTGTTGTAACTGGTGGAGCCGGAGTTATTGGAAAAGCAATTGTATCAGCCCTGGCAACTGTTGGGGCAAAGGTTGCGATTGTTTCACGTGGTGAAGAAAAAGGAAAACAGGTTGCTGAAGAGATTTCCCGGGAAACCGGAGGAACGGTCATCTGGATCAAAGGCGACGTGCTGGACAAAGCCCAGTTGGAACAAGCCCATCAAGCGATTTACGAGCAACTCGGCCCCATCGATATTCTCGTCAATAATGCAGGAGGAAACTCGCCGAAAGCGACGACCGGCGTAGAACAAATGCAGGAGTCCGATCTGGACGACCTTCAATCGACTTTCTACGGATTGGAAATGGAAGGATTCGACAATGTTTTCGACCTCAACTTCAAAGGGACAGTGTTACCAACCATGGTTTTTACCCGCGACATGTTGGATAAGAAAACCGGTGTAGTGCTGAACGTTTCTTCCATGAATGCCTACCATCCATTAACGAAGATACCGGCCTATTCGGCAGCTAAAGCTTCGATTAATAATTTCACCGAATGGCTGGCAGTGCACATGGCCAAAGTCGGTATCCGGGTTAATGCCGTTGCACCCGGCTTTTTTATCACTGAGCAAAACCGCTTCCTGGTGTTGGACGAAAAAACCGGCAATTACTCCAAGCGAGGACAGAAAATCGTTGACAACACTCCGATGGGTAAATTCGGTGAACCGGAAGATTTGCAAGGAACCGTTCTGATGCTTCTTTCTAACCTCTCATCATTTGTTACGGGTGTCGTTATCCCGGTTGACGGAGGTTTCAACGCCTACAGCGGAGTTTAA
- a CDS encoding tagaturonate epimerase family protein: protein MKLGKYSFGIGDRFAREGEAQLRAIMKAQKAGIDISPVWNKSNREHTIVHSKPEDTRNEADAAVAALGYQGAYFVDADHIGLGNVEGFLESSNFFTLDVAAFIGKASSADDVDDFLDACEKYKGEWQIPGIDSPFKVDEEFLREMADRFLAAIAEAGNIYRFIKARKKDHDFITEVSMDEVEAPQTPIEMFFILKMIADEGIPVQTIAPKFTGRFNKGVDYVGDVKQFAREFEEDILVIDFSVKEFGLPETLKLSVHSGSDKFSIYPVMAEIIRKYDKGLHVKTAGTTWLEEVIGLALAGGEALELARNIYKKALKRKDELCAPYADVIDIDDQLLPSVSDVDSWTSEQYANALRHIPGHPEYNPGFRQLIHVGYKIAAEYGETYTSLIERNKELVGSCVEENLFDRHLKRLFNL from the coding sequence ATGAAACTTGGAAAATATAGCTTTGGTATCGGTGATCGGTTCGCCAGAGAAGGTGAGGCACAGCTTCGGGCCATCATGAAAGCTCAAAAAGCAGGCATCGATATCAGTCCGGTTTGGAACAAGTCCAACCGCGAACATACCATCGTTCATTCGAAACCGGAAGATACCCGGAACGAAGCTGATGCAGCTGTGGCAGCTTTGGGGTATCAGGGAGCCTATTTTGTCGATGCCGACCATATTGGCCTGGGAAACGTTGAGGGATTTCTTGAATCGTCCAACTTTTTCACACTGGATGTGGCTGCTTTTATTGGCAAGGCCTCTTCCGCTGATGATGTGGATGATTTTCTGGATGCCTGCGAAAAGTATAAAGGTGAATGGCAAATTCCCGGCATTGATTCTCCGTTCAAAGTGGACGAAGAGTTTTTGAGGGAAATGGCCGACCGTTTCCTGGCAGCTATAGCTGAAGCAGGAAATATTTATCGGTTCATCAAAGCACGGAAAAAGGATCACGACTTCATTACCGAAGTTTCGATGGATGAGGTGGAAGCTCCGCAGACACCTATCGAGATGTTTTTCATCCTGAAAATGATTGCTGACGAGGGTATCCCCGTGCAAACGATTGCCCCGAAGTTCACCGGGCGTTTTAATAAAGGTGTCGATTATGTCGGCGATGTGAAGCAGTTTGCCCGCGAGTTTGAAGAAGACATTCTGGTTATCGACTTTTCCGTGAAGGAGTTCGGTCTTCCGGAAACGTTGAAATTGAGCGTGCATTCCGGATCGGATAAGTTTTCCATTTATCCGGTGATGGCCGAAATTATTCGTAAATATGATAAAGGTCTTCACGTAAAAACGGCTGGTACTACCTGGCTTGAGGAAGTGATTGGCCTGGCGCTGGCTGGCGGTGAAGCACTGGAACTGGCCAGGAATATTTATAAAAAGGCGCTGAAGCGGAAAGACGAACTGTGTGCGCCATATGCCGATGTAATTGATATTGACGATCAACTGCTGCCATCGGTTTCCGATGTGGATAGCTGGACGAGCGAGCAGTATGCGAATGCGTTACGTCATATTCCCGGTCATCCGGAATACAATCCTGGTTTCCGTCAGTTAATTCATGTTGGGTACAAGATTGCCGCTGAATATGGCGAAACGTATACTTCGCTGATTGAAAGGAATAAAGAGCTGGTTGGAAGTTGTGTGGAGGAAAACCTGTTTGACCGCCACCTGAAGAGACTGTTTAATTTGTAA